A window of Magallana gigas chromosome 8, xbMagGiga1.1, whole genome shotgun sequence genomic DNA:
tcaaCAATATAATTCAGccttacatgtaataaaagcattctgaataaaattctgaatacagaagctactatgcagttgccagttgctgtttaaactatgtcatataatgactacagcagtatctggtctaaaatgtttcattttatatttgaagcaatgttattttcattttgattcaattattgtttgttgaacaatggaaaaacttatcaacaataagtgtgtttcacccccccccccctccaatcaacctccttttcaagaacttGGACCTGGATTTCCCCaaaattactacagtaaattataaacatccaacacatgtataagttaatggtgaaaataatcaatttcaaagcaataccttgcgttcacatcgtccagctggtcaaaacattcacccgaatcaccgaacagaggatgcaactaatcaccggaaacattgactttgtatgctgtcaatgctgaaaaagaaaaacatgaaatatttcattttccggatttaattaattttttttaatatttacgttacatttagagtttgtaaattgtataatgtgcgaaagattcattgttcgtcttgtttaccaaccaagcattcatattatatattagggacgtttatataattatatatgtgtatacactggataatcttgattatcatgcatataaagttgGTTAATGATTAACTTGGTCAAAAGGTATATTTTAAAGAGatacggtaataaaaattaaaatgccgaaccaagtttgaaaaaatgacgccatcttgatttgatggcgcgagatctcgtttacaaatgagagatatattagagccttgaaaatgttattgggagtatctatattgtgaattaagttaccttgacatgagttcttcgttcctgcattatctccttattgtagaggctattaatgcttctcaattctccattttacaacagcaccttcttgtccatttaaccttcgctcggaatcattaagtgcgccaatactgaccaatcagaacccgctaaatcttggaaaagtgcATCTTAGGAtagtttaaattaaataatgtttaatcataattatcatttttcaccgaatagtatactttttacatgtatatttattttaaataagaactgtcGGAGTCAGTATTTCCTGGTTAAATACGACAAAGTATGGTTTATTCCCACGTAGCTATAATTCTGACATTCTTATTCCCACCTAGctaaaattgtgattttcacaCCTGAGTGAGCACTGAGTATAGTCTGTTTTAGGTGTTAACTACCTGTATAAAACTCACCTGTGATATACTTTTAGAAATTCTTGATAATATGGATTTACagtgttataaaaatgttaagaactatcaattattaaaatgtttcatatttatgaattaaataaataaaataaaattaaaaataaataaattaaaaaggaagATGACCATATATTATGTATTCTCATTTCTGatgttaacatattttaatttgatttctattGTCATTCGTTTGAGCTACATGGATAAATATGATTCTGGCTCTCCAAAACCGTCAGAGTTGTAAATATAATCATCCCTAGATAAACGCCTAGATAAAAAGGTGGAACTTTATCcgtacatattttcattaaccTATTGCTTCATCActgatttattctttttattgattttttgtttgcttgtttgtttgtttggtgtttttttttttttttttttttttgggggggggggtgcttatAACAACCTGTATATGtgtctttgaaatcaacagatCCGGTTTTTTCATAAAAGGGGAGAATCAACTTTTCTACATTGCTACgtgcattgttttaaaatccattgtaaagaagaaaatatttgtaatgcaaGTTAATAACGGGGTCTTCACACAGTAAtaatgctgaaaaaaaaaaattaagcacgCATGCAGAATATTACATTATCAAGCGTTTCAGTAACTTTATTCTAATACTCTTAAATCATCTATCCACATAACCTTTtcatgtgattaaaaaaatcaaatttataaaatgttctTATAAAAGTTAGTACAAAGTTTCCAGAAAAAATTCTACACAGCTTTATATGCAACgttgcaacaacaaaaaaaaattacatcaaattcatttactttgattttttcatttcatcagCAACTCCTTTCGGGAAAATTAGCATAGGAAGTGCAACACCatctttgaccaaaatcgtgaccatgcccatttaaTGCAACTATGTCTGTTTACCTTCTCATTACTCAAAAGAATGAATATTgagtaattttaaataaaataaaattaactccAAGATGAATCATTAAACAAaccattttaattattaaaatttacatctattaaatgtatttaattattttgtttttattttaaaacataatcttgaaaatttgtctgttattttttcatttaatcaaaaatgtaccTAAGGTCAATAATTGAACAGACTATAGTTCACCTGTAACTAATTTCCTTTGATCTTTGACACCCTTACCTGTGCACCGTTCCCACTTAGCTAAAATCAGTCACCCATAGAAAATTCAGAATTTTAGCTAAGTGGGAAGACACCCAAAGTATTggcgtgtgtttgttacaattgtaattgtaacacgtgattaacaaaaaaaaatggccgaccgttttttttacaaatgtctaatgaaattaaacaaattctaatgagacatatgtatcagatttcgtctttaactatattttatttacatgtactgatgattttgccaaactaaatatgatagagccatatatagttaactgacaagttagtcttgacttgtccaattttcaccgcgattctaagcatggtcatattcttattcaaaatatagaggtgtgaaaatattatgttcatcagagagcaggttctgcatgaacacacagaaatcacaaatacaattaaatgccgatcaattaacggggtccggttaacagcgttcacccgtacggtcaatttacaactacgatgaattgatggcaattatttgacagttacacatgtgcactgATTGGTCATACGATGAACAGTTCGTtaagaatacttatgaaattaaaataaaaacgcgttaaacaagccgggaagtaagacgtacacgtcggactgatatataaacaaaatataattttaattatttggtatactttctacatcaaatgtatacgaatgtataatcaaattttaaaaataggattaaaatcacgtgcaccacatggctagtgctggattttaaactgattttgtaatataacgtataacttcagtaaaattatacgcgggtatgataaggcaactcacagcgatcaaattcctctgatcgatatgacgtcacaataagcagcatgatgtcatattttactcagaaacatgtcgattttaactttatctctggtttaaattataaaaactacagacataaaatatcactagaaactcttctaactgaatatatcttcgatttctctctattatgtataattatcattgatgacgtcacaagcatgttgaaaagagaagatcatgtcgggagacaaattatcggaatgcagtgtaaacaatgccgaaataagacttatttaatacagatacctaagatttagatgagtgtcagttagaatataatcaggataatacaggcatgggtattttgtttaatcagcgagtgttataaggtaagcggatcgacatttatatggcttgaccagcctttcctctgtcagtgtgtacaaaaaatggcaaaagtgtaacactaccccggatattaggaaagatgattttggtaaatatcaacggaATATGACCTAAACTAACTGAAAAgggctgctagaatcctgtgctttgttgttttaaacgaaaaatacgtagtatgaaatgaaattttagaagttgagagagtttccgataaatatttacaatatttatttcatgcgatgtacaataggattctagcagtaatactaataaacatgaactaattgcaaatcgaattattgtagcaaacatacaaatgaacttcggggtagtgttacactttttgattttttgttaaggtaaaaaagtgatctatctttaactgtcacgtgataccatggcacggaagcttcaaagattgagtcgactccgaagtagaaaaataatatcttggtgaactctttcacttggtattaatatcccgcgctgttttcataaaaataaacattttttaaattgatcataattttgacggtcattaaactcgaagttgccttaacctacccgcgtaaataatgcttattatatcttaaaacagaaacatgtttcataaacatgtatcaatatctgtgtttacagtacagaaagtaaatacaaagtatagaaatgcacgaatcacataggcgtcggaaccggggggaggggggggggctttgcactaacccccccccccccctagccaccccccactttttctcgccggaattgttcctaaatttaccttgaaagattgagaagttggagtaataggcatactagctccccccccccccccggcacgGATTAAGGATTAAgcatttcatgattttggggggAAAATTTCGGGTAGGGAAATTTATTTTCGGAAGAATAtagtataggtatacccccccccccccccccccccacggattaggattttcataattttgggaattagggtttttcctcaatatttctgaggattagtctagcccccctccccccccccccccaaacacacttttaatttgcttccgacgccagtgaatcatgatacagtcatacgtgtagtaaagtctgaaatgcatgtaaataaacaatgattatattagactcaaactccaagtgggttttacttgttattatcaactgtagaatttaaaaaaatgtcctgtgtacatgtgttggcgtggtattaaaaaagaaatgaattagctctaaacttcaggttgtacgaatatttggtatgatttgtaaaaattaacaacgactttaccttaatttgtttgcttaattagttactgtacctcaaggttcattcaaatgataactaaaggatttaagaaggagtcttacaaaataggtatattaatttattgagtGTATTAAGTAAAATACTTCTTCATTCACTGTTTGCGATATATACAACTagctagattttttttactaaataattataatttacttatcagttttactaactcaggtacacacaaattgaaaaaaaaaattcctaccgagctccagttataaactcacgcttcgtactgtgtatatgttatgtaacagtcttttgttcactcctgacagaaaaaaaaccctgcaatccacacagaatatacaggaaaatcacagaggaggtcacctggacaaagaatgtatacacgtgcccgagtacctaagattaatgatttcatcatatgcattaaacaagatcagacatcagtttttcttttcaaattcaattaattacttagtaaggttcttaatcgccttattttccacatttgaagatagtcacatgtatacatatagtttcagtcacgctgaaaccttactatacattttagtatgtaccgattcattatcattaggctagaattgaacttaaacctgttgaaaataaatgatatcactattaaactcaaatcaattttagtaatagtttcagcaatgcgtaaaccatttggaatcttaacttaaagtttcagcatactgaaacctagcggaaatgttctgaaactgattgatatttccataataatttacacaacttttcacacgattcaaatttagtttccgcattgcggaaaccatcaggaatcttagactaaagtttctgctgactgaaacctaacAGATACTGgctgaatcgatataatggtttccgcattgcggaaactatacatgaaacttaaacttcaagtttcagcaaggtttctatatagtttcagttttgctgaaacttgatttttgACCCAGTGTAAGGGCTCGATCCAGTGAGAAATAACAGTAAATAGTTACTAAGTAGTAAATGAAGCATGTCATTAGAAACgaataatgattttgaaatatagtGTTTAAACTcgaaaatttaaaggaaaaatacaaataagGAGCAGAGTAAACACGGATATCTACAAAAGTttgaggtaggatcaggtgccatgaaGGAGTGAGTCTCCTCTGCTGACCGCTCACATCCACTTCGTGCTAATTGTTGTAACcgggaaaacggaaaatatgTAGACAATTTGATGAATAATAATGGCCTAACAATAAGTacgaaaaacgtcagtcagtgCTTAacttacaaaaaagaaaaaatcaacaataaagaagaaatattttgaaaaagaaaacattctgtTTTTAACCCACTACTCGATATAAATGGTTATCAATGTCAAATCAATCGTAATGAATTGATCtataaaaagttacaaaaccaaaattaaatcttattatgaaacattttttatttgatcagagGTAATTAAGTAAATCGACATAAGCTTTATTCGGCCAAAAACTCACTTTGGAGACATGCAATAACAAAACTATAATGATTGTTTTTTTCACATCTAGATTGCAATACTGTAGCCATCGCTATATAGATTCATTTGCAGAAAAAGTCCTCGACATTtaggttaaaaaatatatttttgggtTTGAAATGCATAAAGTTGATGTATTGTTGACAAAGCGTCAGGTTGAACTTTCAATATACCTCCGATCACGGTCCTTTGATGTCGTCAAGACATACTCTTATCCTATGTCATTCGTCAAGAGTGTAAAAGTTTCAAAATTGTCACAAAGCAGTAGGCATTCATAATGCACGGGCATTGGTTTTCCTTTTGTGACTTAAagctgtaatttttttcttcaaattatataatattttattaaatttcggCTTTTAAATgtctaatttaattaaaatctttaattttgtaCCAAAAGGTTAAACGATTTAATATTATGATGAGATGATATTAATCTTCTTGtcaaatgcttaaaaaatataatacagaATAACTTTTATCTTTCAGAGTCACCACTTGACCAGGCTATAGTTCAGCAGTGGGAGGATGACGACAGCAAATTTGTTTCAACAAGAGCTTgtaaagaagtaaaaaaacttattaaaagtcAGAATCTGGTGATCGTGACCGGTAACTCTGGGTCAGGAAAATCAGCCATAATTCAACATATAGCGTTGAGGTATAGGGACCAAGGCTGGACAGTGAAACCAGTATATAACGTGAAGGAAATCACTGATACATATTCCTCAGTAGATGTATTACAAAGCAAAATCCTTTTTGTATTCAATGATCCTATTGGCAACGAATCGTTTGACGAAATAGCCTATAATTCATGGAAGGAACAAGATGAAAGGTTGAAAGCTTGTTTGAGAAATAACAAGATGTTGCTCTCAAGTAGAAAATATATTCTGCTTGATAATAGGGTTAAAGGAATATTAAACGATAAATCATGCAGCATTGATCTTAGTGATGACAAACATAAACTGAATAATGGAGAAAAAGAAACCATTTTAAGGAGTTACGCATCAAACAGTGGTCTTTTAAAAGACGATATTAGTGGAATTTTGACGACTGAGGAGTATTTTCCGTTATTATGCAAACTTTATTTTAGCGACGAAAATAACCAGACAATAGGACCGCGATATTTTAAAGGACCTTTTAACGTATGTCAGGAACAAATAAGAAATTTCAGAAATGACTCCAAAAAGGAATGCAACGAAAAATACTGTGCTCTTGTTCTTCTTGTTCTGTGTAACAATCAGCTTTGTGTTGAGGATATACACAAAAACAATTGCTTAAAGGAAAAATTTGAACTTGCTTTGAAACTCTGTGGAATGATGGCAAACACAGCATCTCATATTATTGGTGACGCTCTGAAGACTCTAGAGGGATTTTTTGTCAAGAAGATTGAGGACACCTATCATTTTTATCACGATTTTGTAATGGAAGTTACCACCTATGTGTTTGGAACAGACTATCCGAGAGAAACAATACAGTATTCAGATATTGGTTTCCTTAGACGACGTGTAAACTTAAAAAGCAGTAACGACAATAGAAAAGAAGAAGTTGATATATTTACCATATATCTACATGATAAATATGTTAGCGATCTAGTGGATATACTTTTTAATGATGTATTTAGCGATCGTATGTTTGATGTTGTTCTCAATCCATGTATGAGGAATGAGAAGGTGGCTACATGTTTCATACAAAAACTAAAAGATAGCCCAGAAAAACTGCATGACTTACTTGCCAAAAAACAGCTTCATGAAAAGTTTAGAAGACAAGAAGATAATCAAgaattaaaacaatcatttggtTCCAAACTTGAGTTTCTGTATCATGAAGATGAAGTGCAAATTCTTAGTGCTATCATAGTATTTTGTCATacaaatttatcaaaacattgTTCAGAAACTCTACAGCGAATGCAAAATTTCCTTAAATATACTTCTTCTTTTTCTGCGGTATGTTGCAATGGTTCGATGGATTTGTTCAATGTCTTTCCAAAAGAACAAATTAATTGGTTTTTGGTGAAAAAGTGGGGGGATTACTATCCTATTCACATTGCTTCCAGGTttcataattatgaaatattgcGGGAGCTGATTCAGGTGAAGAATAATGTGAATTTGAGAACGGGGATGTATGGATATACTCCCTTGATGTTGGCAGTTTTGAATACGGACACAAGCGAACACAAAAATAAGGAAACTACAAATCAGTCAATTGATTTCACTATTGAACTTTTACTGACTCATGGAGCTGACATTAATTTCTGTGATCCAGTTTGGGGGGGTCCTCTACATATAGCAAGTGGTGAAAGAAACGACCACACTATAgaacttttattagataaaggagcagatattaattcatgtgacggaaacaaagaaactcctctacatgaAGCTAGTAAATGGGGACGTGAAAACATTatgcaacttttattagataaaggagcagatattaattcatgtgacagaAACAAAGGAACTCCTTTACATAAAGCCAGTAAAGAGggacatgaaagcactgtaAAACTCTTATTGCACAAAGGAGCAAATAtaaattcatgtgacacaaacaaagaaactcctctacataaagctaGTAAAAAGggacatgaaagcactgtacaacttttattagataaaggagcagatattcattcatgtgacacaaacaaaaaaactcctctacataaagccagtgagagaggacatgatagcactgtacaacttttattagaaaaaggagcagatattaattcatgtgatacaaacaaagaaactcctctacataaagccagtaaAGGAGGACATGAAAGAACTGTACAACTcttattagataaaggagcagatattaattcatgtgacataaacaaagaaactcctctacataaagccagtgaagaaggacatgaaagcactgtgcaacttttattagaaaaaggagcaaatattaattcatgtgacacaaacaaagaaactcctctacataaagccagtaaACGGGGACATGAAAGAACTGTGCAACTTTTATCAGAAAAAGGAGCAAATATTTATTCATGTGACCTAAaaaaagaaactcctctacataaagccagtgaagGAGGACATGAAAGAactgtgcaacttttattagaaaaaggagcagatattaattcatgtgacacaaacaaagaaactcctctacatacaGCCAGTGAAGAAGGAAATGAAAGCACtatacaacttttattagataaaggagcagatattaattcatgagacacaaacaaagaaactcctctacataaagctagtaaagagggacatgaaagcactgtacaatGTTTGTTATATAATggagcaaatattaattcatgtgatacaaacaaagaaactcctctacataaagccagtgaaaAAGGAAATGAAAGCATTGTACAACTGTTATTAGATAAAgaagcagatattaattcatgtgatacaaacaaagaaactcctctacataaagccagtgaatgGGGACATGAGAGCAcggtacaacttttattagaaaaaggagcagatattaattcatgtgatacaaacaaagaaactcctctacataaagccagtaaATGGAGGTCTGAAAGCACtatacaacttttattagaaaaaggagcagatattaattcacgtaacacaaacaaagaaactcctctacataaagccagtgaagGAGGACATAAAAGAactgtgcaacttttattagaaaaaggagcagatattaatacatgttacaaaaaaacaaagaaactcctctacataaagcaatTAAAAGGGGACATAAAAGCAcggtacaacttttattagaaaaaggagcagatattaattcatgtgacacaaacaaagaaactcctctacataaagcaatTAAATGTGGCCATAAAAGCACTGCACAATTTTTATTAGATAATGGAGCAGAGATTACTGtgtgtgacacaaacaaagaaactcttCTCCTGAATGCCAGTGAATTGGGACTTGAAATcactgtgcaacttttattagaaaaaggagcaaatatcaattcatttgacacaaacaaagaaactcctttacataaagccagtgaatTGGGAAATAATAGCACTGTGCAACtcttattagaaaaaggagcagatattaattcatgtgacacaaacaaagaaactcctctgcATAAAGCAATTAAAAGGGGACATAAAAGCAcggtacaacttttattagaaaaaggagcagatattaattcatgtgacacaaacaaagaaac
This region includes:
- the LOC105327281 gene encoding uncharacterized protein isoform X1 produces the protein MALYGHIRLLSVLLGAFLSFCLPLYECMALVTGSRKVALKLCFWSKCVCGKTHTMALYGHIRLLSVLLGAFLSFCLPLYECKELDGYKFPVYSTELCPRNQTEWNERSSAINCTKDNGYLCFPNEKFTQLLEFCYRTRFIWIQEGYCLYLKKDDSTIYSYSCSSFQFGCHNSSFQSYDLFKHSGCTSIGNGCFLAEPSCKGSDTATSLPETTKPTHVEIVTRNYSTTASTDEKKNETLTYNDYLIYDEIFMMPILAGVLIPIILFSMLCVIYRKGIPRRKRRDDEEQHTETALEHSPLIQTDKRDDGVLIEQESPLDQAIVQQWEDDDSKFVSTRACKEVKKLIKSQNLVIVTGNSGSGKSAIIQHIALRYRDQGWTVKPVYNVKEITDTYSSVDVLQSKILFVFNDPIGNESFDEIAYNSWKEQDERLKACLRNNKMLLSSRKYILLDNRVKGILNDKSCSIDLSDDKHKLNNGEKETILRSYASNSGLLKDDISGILTTEEYFPLLCKLYFSDENNQTIGPRYFKGPFNVCQEQIRNFRNDSKKECNEKYCALVLLVLCNNQLCVEDIHKNNCLKEKFELALKLCGMMANTASHIIGDALKTLEGFFVKKIEDTYHFYHDFVMEVTTYVFGTDYPRETIQYSDIGFLRRRVNLKSSNDNRKEEVDIFTIYLHDKYVSDLVDILFNDVFSDRMFDVVLNPCMRNEKVATCFIQKLKDSPEKLHDLLAKKQLHEKFRRQEDNQELKQSFGSKLEFLYHEDEVQILSAIIVFCHTNLSKHCSETLQRMQNFLKYTSSFSAVCCNGSMDLFNVFPKEQINWFLVKKWGDYYPIHIASRFHNYEILRELIQVKNNVNLRTGMYGYTPLMLAVLNTDTSEHKNKETTNQSIDFTIELLLTHGADINFCDPVWGGPLHIASGERNDHTIELLLDKGADINSCDGNKETPLHEASKWGRENIMQLLLDKGADINSCDRNKGTPLHKASKEGHESTVKLLLHKGANINSCDTNKETPLHKASKKGHESTVQLLLDKGADIHSCDTNKKTPLHKASERGHDSTVQLLLEKGADINSCDTNKETPLHKASKGGHERTVQLLLDKGADINSCDINKETPLHKASEEGHESTVQLLLEKGANINSCDTNKETPLHKASKRGHERTVQLLSEKGANIYSCDLKKETPLHKASEGGHERTVQLLLEKGADINSCDTNKETPLHTASEEGNESTIQLLLDKGADINS
- the LOC105327281 gene encoding uncharacterized protein isoform X2, which gives rise to MELLVRSCLALLGTFLSVCLLHYECKELDGYKFPVYSTELCPRNQTEWNERSSAINCTKDNGYLCFPNEKFTQLLEFCYRTRFIWIQEGYCLYLKKDDSTIYSYSCSSFQFGCHNSSFQSYDLFKHSGCTSIGNGCFLAEPSCKGSDTATSLPETTKPTHVEIVTRNYSTTASTDEKKNETLTYNDYLIYDEIFMMPILAGVLIPIILFSMLCVIYRKGIPRRKRRDDEEQHTETALEHSPLIQTDKRDDGVLIEQESPLDQAIVQQWEDDDSKFVSTRACKEVKKLIKSQNLVIVTGNSGSGKSAIIQHIALRYRDQGWTVKPVYNVKEITDTYSSVDVLQSKILFVFNDPIGNESFDEIAYNSWKEQDERLKACLRNNKMLLSSRKYILLDNRVKGILNDKSCSIDLSDDKHKLNNGEKETILRSYASNSGLLKDDISGILTTEEYFPLLCKLYFSDENNQTIGPRYFKGPFNVCQEQIRNFRNDSKKECNEKYCALVLLVLCNNQLCVEDIHKNNCLKEKFELALKLCGMMANTASHIIGDALKTLEGFFVKKIEDTYHFYHDFVMEVTTYVFGTDYPRETIQYSDIGFLRRRVNLKSSNDNRKEEVDIFTIYLHDKYVSDLVDILFNDVFSDRMFDVVLNPCMRNEKVATCFIQKLKDSPEKLHDLLAKKQLHEKFRRQEDNQELKQSFGSKLEFLYHEDEVQILSAIIVFCHTNLSKHCSETLQRMQNFLKYTSSFSAVCCNGSMDLFNVFPKEQINWFLVKKWGDYYPIHIASRFHNYEILRELIQVKNNVNLRTGMYGYTPLMLAVLNTDTSEHKNKETTNQSIDFTIELLLTHGADINFCDPVWGGPLHIASGERNDHTIELLLDKGADINSCDGNKETPLHEASKWGRENIMQLLLDKGADINSCDRNKGTPLHKASKEGHESTVKLLLHKGANINSCDTNKETPLHKASKKGHESTVQLLLDKGADIHSCDTNKKTPLHKASERGHDSTVQLLLEKGADINSCDTNKETPLHKASKGGHERTVQLLLDKGADINSCDINKETPLHKASEEGHESTVQLLLEKGANINSCDTNKETPLHKASKRGHERTVQLLSEKGANIYSCDLKKETPLHKASEGGHERTVQLLLEKGADINSCDTNKETPLHTASEEGNESTIQLLLDKGADINS